The Niallia alba genome includes a window with the following:
- a CDS encoding ABC transporter ATP-binding protein: MIEQHAIVEIKNVKKEYTLGGETVTALDNVSFTVNKGDFIAIIGPSGSGKSTLMNMIGCLDTPDSGEYYLDGQNVFSLKSKQLAEVRNHKIGFIFQSFNLLTKQSAFENVELPLVYRGIGSKERKEIALQALKKVGLLERAEHKPTELSGGQQQRVAIARALAGNPPILLADEPTGALDSKTGIEVMNLMKDLNSQGHTIILITHDLEIAKQAKRIIRIQDGRLAETKEVVVS; this comes from the coding sequence ATGATAGAACAACATGCAATTGTAGAAATAAAGAATGTGAAAAAGGAATATACTCTTGGAGGAGAAACGGTTACGGCATTGGATAATGTAAGCTTTACCGTCAATAAAGGTGATTTTATTGCCATTATTGGTCCATCAGGATCTGGTAAATCGACGTTAATGAATATGATCGGTTGCTTAGATACACCTGACTCTGGAGAATATTATTTGGATGGGCAAAATGTATTTTCTTTAAAAAGTAAGCAATTAGCAGAAGTTAGAAATCATAAAATAGGTTTTATTTTTCAATCCTTTAACCTTCTAACTAAGCAGTCTGCCTTTGAAAATGTGGAATTACCCTTGGTTTATAGAGGGATCGGAAGTAAGGAAAGAAAGGAAATTGCTTTACAAGCTTTGAAAAAAGTAGGGTTATTAGAGAGAGCGGAGCATAAGCCAACAGAATTATCTGGTGGACAGCAACAGCGCGTAGCGATTGCTCGTGCTCTTGCTGGCAATCCTCCAATCCTGCTTGCCGATGAGCCGACTGGAGCTTTAGACAGTAAAACAGGGATAGAAGTGATGAATTTGATGAAAGACCTAAATAGTCAAGGACATACGATTATATTGATAACCCATGATTTAGAAATCGCTAAACAGGCTAAGCGCATCATTCGCATTCAGGATGGTCGATTAGCGGAGACAAAGGAGGTAGTTGTCTCTTGA
- a CDS encoding ABC transporter permease: protein MKLGQAIKIAFKNITMNKLRAVLTMLGIIIGVAAVIALTSLGMGASNSVSDEIAGLGTTTVSVNLSGNSSEEEVVDYDELMAFAEYDEVKAVSPTVTTSSTLKNGTTSSSGVTVTGVTTSYEEVQDITLQSGRNVMDIDLDNRNKVVVLGYNVATELFGFTTPVDKTVQIDGTTFKVIGVLAEKGEELTGSVDDSVLIPFTTAQRFIGQTYVTSATVLMTDEDSVEMGMAKMKQKLYNQFDGDETSYSVRNQSSVTEALDSVSNTMTLLLAGIASISLIVGGIGIMNIMLVSVTERTREIGIRKAIGARKKDIMLQFLIEAIVLSALGGILGAAIGIGSAEILSTTLDMTSQITWWVVGGSVSFSVLIGIIFGIFPANKASNLSPLEALRYQ from the coding sequence TTGAAATTAGGACAAGCAATCAAGATAGCCTTTAAAAATATTACGATGAACAAATTAAGAGCGGTGCTTACCATGCTTGGTATCATCATTGGTGTAGCAGCGGTCATTGCATTAACTTCATTAGGAATGGGAGCATCTAATTCCGTTTCAGATGAAATTGCTGGGTTAGGAACAACTACTGTTTCTGTAAACCTTTCGGGGAACTCGAGTGAGGAAGAGGTTGTCGATTATGATGAGCTGATGGCATTTGCGGAATATGACGAAGTAAAGGCAGTTTCGCCAACAGTGACGACTTCTAGTACGCTCAAAAATGGAACGACATCAAGCTCTGGAGTTACTGTTACAGGCGTTACTACTTCTTATGAAGAGGTACAGGATATTACTTTACAGTCCGGAAGAAATGTAATGGACATTGACTTGGATAATCGCAATAAAGTAGTCGTGCTAGGCTATAATGTAGCAACAGAATTATTCGGATTCACAACTCCAGTCGATAAAACCGTTCAAATTGATGGAACAACGTTTAAAGTAATCGGGGTACTCGCCGAAAAAGGAGAAGAATTAACTGGATCTGTCGATGATTCCGTCCTTATCCCATTTACAACAGCCCAACGTTTTATTGGTCAAACTTATGTAACCTCAGCAACTGTCCTTATGACAGATGAGGATTCAGTGGAAATGGGAATGGCAAAAATGAAGCAGAAGCTATACAATCAGTTTGATGGGGATGAAACTTCATATTCTGTACGAAATCAATCTTCTGTGACAGAGGCACTAGATTCTGTTTCGAACACAATGACTTTATTATTAGCAGGCATTGCAAGTATTTCCTTAATCGTTGGTGGAATCGGAATTATGAATATAATGCTCGTTTCGGTTACAGAAAGAACAAGAGAAATTGGCATTAGAAAAGCAATTGGTGCTAGAAAAAAAGATATTATGCTCCAATTTTTAATTGAAGCAATTGTACTTAGTGCATTAGGTGGAATTTTAGGGGCTGCTATTGGCATAGGAAGTGCGGAAATATTGTCCACAACATTAGATATGACTTCCCAAATTACATGGTGGGTTGTTGGCGGTTCCGTTAGTTTCTCTGTATTAATTGGTATTATCTTTGGAATTTTCCCAGCTAACAAGGCATCTAATTTAAGTCCACTGGAAGCTTTAAGATATCAATAA
- a CDS encoding response regulator transcription factor yields MKKILIVEDELAISMVLGAYIENAGYDVDYAYNGEEALQKLEEETPALILLDIMMPYVDGWSVLSFIRKKSACPVIMLTALSDTEQKLKGFENGADDYITKPFIGEEVIARVQAVLRRSPTYQEDERMKYYGDLKINYVSHQVFLNGIEVPFTPRDLSVFLFLASNPNQTFTRDQLLDHVWGSDYDGSDRAVDLAIKRIRKLLNGWDPKDGEIKTLRGLGYQFYIQEKQ; encoded by the coding sequence ATGAAAAAAATTCTAATTGTTGAAGATGAACTGGCAATTTCGATGGTTTTAGGAGCATATATAGAAAATGCGGGATACGATGTAGATTACGCTTATAATGGAGAAGAGGCTTTACAAAAGCTAGAGGAAGAAACACCTGCTCTTATTTTATTAGATATCATGATGCCATATGTAGACGGCTGGAGTGTTCTTTCGTTTATTCGGAAGAAATCGGCATGTCCTGTTATTATGCTTACGGCCTTATCAGATACAGAGCAAAAGCTAAAAGGATTCGAAAATGGAGCCGATGACTATATTACAAAGCCGTTTATAGGGGAGGAAGTTATTGCACGTGTCCAAGCTGTTTTAAGAAGATCGCCTACCTATCAAGAGGATGAGCGTATGAAATACTATGGAGATTTAAAAATAAATTATGTCTCCCATCAAGTTTTTCTAAATGGTATTGAGGTTCCCTTTACTCCCCGAGATCTTTCTGTCTTTCTTTTTCTAGCAAGCAATCCAAATCAAACCTTTACAAGGGATCAGCTTCTAGATCATGTGTGGGGAAGTGACTATGATGGGAGTGATCGAGCGGTTGACTTAGCAATTAAAAGGATAAGGAAATTATTAAATGGGTGGGATCCAAAAGATGGCGAAATTAAAACGTTACGCGGACTGGGCTATCAATTTTATATTCAAGAAAAACAATAA
- a CDS encoding HAMP domain-containing sensor histidine kinase, translated as MAKLKRYADWAINFIFKKNNKEKTPLLYYWTKRYLLTLCGGLLIIGIISILWIRHNALENRLELTKLVAQEIAEHANEMEEGRLKDIRLPFLQDRQKFINEGQPLDVFLKDTTGNIRSLNQNFSPDALAKQQVIEALPLVSELSIKKVTLWNKQKASIVIAPIINGGVQTGSVYIIQPHNQLQHLNKEEYQLLGLLLLSLALLGWFVIYSLSKKMAKPVEEVANAAQQLMNGNYHITLNEDVQEKELYQLVLSFNEMTKRLYALESLRTQLLAGVTHELKTPITSISALIQAVNDNVIPENKKKQFLTMSLKEAGRLQSMVEDLLDFNSFSAGSIKVNKEKLNVQATLKEIIYQWEIVHADALTTTELIFVNPEKPVYAMLDSVRFQQILVNLLNNGLHAIKGKQDGKITIHLTYDNHNIMILVEDNGYGIAQEEQAYIFERFYRGKNKKDIERGLGLGLPYSLLLAKAQQGNLSLQKSDGSSTIFLLQFPLLA; from the coding sequence ATGGCGAAATTAAAACGTTACGCGGACTGGGCTATCAATTTTATATTCAAGAAAAACAATAAGGAAAAAACACCTCTCCTTTATTATTGGACGAAAAGATATTTACTAACATTGTGTGGTGGCCTATTGATTATTGGCATTATCTCCATTCTATGGATTCGCCATAATGCTTTGGAAAACCGCTTAGAATTAACGAAATTAGTTGCCCAGGAAATAGCAGAGCACGCCAATGAAATGGAAGAAGGAAGGCTGAAGGATATTCGACTTCCATTTTTGCAGGATAGACAGAAATTTATTAATGAAGGACAGCCGCTAGATGTTTTTCTTAAAGATACAACAGGAAATATCCGCTCGCTGAATCAAAATTTTTCTCCAGATGCACTTGCAAAACAACAGGTAATTGAAGCATTACCTTTAGTGAGTGAATTAAGCATAAAAAAGGTGACTTTATGGAATAAGCAAAAAGCTTCTATCGTGATTGCTCCTATTATAAATGGTGGGGTTCAAACAGGCTCTGTCTATATTATTCAGCCGCATAATCAGCTTCAGCATTTAAATAAAGAGGAATATCAATTACTAGGATTATTGCTTCTTAGTTTAGCGCTTCTAGGCTGGTTTGTCATTTACTCTTTGTCTAAAAAGATGGCAAAGCCGGTGGAAGAAGTGGCGAACGCTGCCCAACAGCTAATGAATGGAAACTATCATATTACGTTAAATGAAGATGTGCAGGAAAAAGAGCTTTATCAATTGGTTCTATCTTTTAACGAAATGACAAAGAGATTATATGCATTGGAGAGCTTGCGAACACAGTTGTTAGCAGGAGTTACCCATGAGTTAAAAACGCCAATAACTTCTATTAGTGCATTAATACAAGCTGTGAATGATAATGTCATTCCTGAAAATAAGAAAAAACAATTTTTAACGATGAGTTTAAAGGAAGCAGGTCGACTGCAAAGCATGGTGGAGGATTTACTAGATTTTAATAGCTTTAGTGCGGGTTCAATTAAAGTGAATAAGGAAAAGCTGAATGTGCAGGCTACTTTAAAAGAAATAATCTATCAATGGGAAATTGTTCATGCCGATGCTTTAACTACTACGGAGCTTATTTTTGTAAATCCAGAGAAACCAGTATATGCGATGCTTGATAGTGTTCGTTTTCAGCAAATTCTCGTGAATTTATTAAATAATGGGCTTCATGCAATCAAAGGTAAGCAAGACGGGAAAATAACCATTCATTTAACATATGACAATCATAATATTATGATTTTAGTAGAAGATAATGGCTATGGAATAGCACAAGAAGAACAAGCTTATATTTTTGAGCGGTTCTATCGAGGAAAAAACAAAAAAGATATCGAGCGTGGTCTTGGCTTAGGATTGCCATATAGCTTGCTCTTAGCAAAAGCGCAACAAGGAAATTTATCTTTACAAAAATCAGACGGTTCCTCTACAATATTTTTATTACAATTTCCATTACTTGCTTAA
- a CDS encoding acyl-CoA thioesterase, with the protein MTVQEEKYCRESLVVKTSRIFPIDTNNHNSLFGGKLMSYIDDVASISASRHSRSDVVTASTDSVDFLFPIRPTDSVCLESYVTHTGKSSMEVFVKVIAENLKTGERKLAATSFLTFVALDENGKPKQVAKVIPQSEEETMLYNTAEQRVKIRKDRREHSKAFASVISTDMPWG; encoded by the coding sequence ATGACGGTTCAAGAAGAAAAATACTGCAGGGAATCATTAGTAGTAAAAACAAGCCGAATATTCCCAATTGATACAAATAACCATAATTCCTTATTTGGTGGGAAGTTGATGAGCTATATAGATGATGTAGCTTCTATTTCTGCCTCAAGACATTCAAGAAGCGATGTAGTTACCGCATCAACGGATTCCGTTGATTTTCTATTTCCGATTCGTCCGACCGATTCGGTCTGTTTAGAATCATATGTAACTCATACAGGTAAATCATCAATGGAAGTATTTGTGAAGGTTATAGCAGAGAATCTTAAAACAGGCGAAAGAAAGCTCGCTGCCACATCATTTTTAACCTTTGTTGCCTTAGATGAAAATGGCAAACCAAAGCAAGTTGCCAAAGTGATACCCCAGTCTGAGGAAGAGACCATGCTTTATAATACAGCGGAGCAACGCGTAAAAATCCGCAAAGATAGAAGAGAGCATAGTAAAGCATTTGCAAGTGTAATTAGTACGGACATGCCTTGGGGATAA
- a CDS encoding branched-chain amino acid ABC transporter substrate-binding protein, translated as MLSKKALSLAMTATLALGFMSGCISNANSDEGGSGDKKVIKIVTQSPLSGGSATLGEAIKLGAQLAIDQQKDKFAELGFEIKLDAQDDQGDPKKGVANANLVVADQSVLGVVGHLNSGVSIPASEVYEKNNLVSVSPASTATDYTDRGLKTVSRVVARDDFQGPAGAQYAVETLGAKKIFVVQDKTAYGSGLADAFRAAAEELGAEIVGYEGITVGEKDFNGVLNQVSSKKPDLIYFGGLYAEGGILVKQAREKGLDIPFMGGDGLDSSTFVEIAGDAVKNTFLTSVAGDTTLSEEGTKFAEDYKAAFGKSIESYSAYAYDSAAVLLAGIEKAIKDNDNKLPSREDVTKAVRETQDYKGVVTEVGFDEKGDNKFAKIFIYKFDEAKYPATLDGEISQ; from the coding sequence ATGTTATCCAAAAAAGCACTTTCTTTAGCTATGACAGCAACATTAGCACTAGGATTTATGAGTGGCTGTATTTCAAATGCAAATTCTGATGAAGGCGGTTCTGGGGACAAAAAGGTAATTAAAATTGTCACGCAATCACCACTTTCTGGAGGCAGCGCAACACTTGGTGAAGCAATTAAATTAGGAGCACAATTAGCTATCGATCAACAAAAGGATAAGTTTGCTGAATTAGGATTTGAAATTAAATTAGATGCACAAGATGATCAGGGCGATCCGAAAAAAGGGGTAGCGAATGCAAATTTAGTTGTTGCAGATCAATCTGTACTAGGAGTAGTGGGACACTTAAATTCAGGTGTTTCTATCCCAGCATCTGAAGTATATGAGAAAAATAATCTTGTCAGTGTATCTCCTGCTAGTACGGCAACAGACTATACGGATCGCGGTTTAAAAACAGTTAGCCGTGTTGTTGCTCGCGATGACTTCCAAGGTCCTGCAGGTGCACAATATGCAGTGGAGACATTAGGAGCGAAGAAAATTTTCGTTGTCCAAGATAAAACGGCGTATGGTTCAGGTCTAGCAGATGCATTTAGAGCTGCGGCAGAAGAATTAGGAGCAGAAATTGTTGGATATGAAGGAATTACCGTTGGTGAAAAAGACTTTAACGGTGTTTTAAACCAAGTATCTTCTAAAAAACCTGACTTAATCTATTTCGGTGGTCTTTATGCAGAAGGTGGAATTTTAGTAAAACAAGCTCGTGAAAAAGGACTAGATATCCCATTCATGGGTGGAGATGGTTTAGACTCGTCCACTTTTGTTGAAATTGCAGGAGATGCTGTTAAAAATACCTTCCTTACTTCCGTTGCCGGAGACACAACGCTATCAGAAGAAGGAACGAAATTCGCTGAAGATTATAAAGCAGCTTTCGGAAAAAGTATAGAATCATATTCTGCATATGCATACGATTCCGCAGCAGTATTGCTAGCTGGTATTGAAAAAGCAATCAAAGATAATGATAATAAATTACCATCACGTGAAGATGTAACAAAAGCTGTACGTGAAACACAAGACTACAAAGGGGTAGTGACAGAAGTTGGATTTGATGAGAAAGGCGACAATAAATTCGCAAAAATCTTTATCTACAAATTTGACGAAGCCAAATACCCAGCTACATTAGATGGAGAAATCAGCCAATAA
- a CDS encoding branched-chain amino acid ABC transporter permease codes for MLTEILQTLPQVLIDGLTLGAVYAVIALGYTMVYGILELINFAHGEIFMSGAFIGTAILITLTSLGWTSMLPAVVSLIIMLLITSLITGFLGMGIERVAYRPLRKAPKLIALISAIGISFLLQDIVRFITELFKGNYILTSPSLFSNKINIGSVFGSHAASFKSSFLVVIIVAVILMVGLDFFVNKTKWGMAMRAVAQDRDTASLMSINVNKVISVTFFVGSALGGATGVLFAVQYGTIDPYIGFILGLKAFTAAVLGGIGNIRGAMLGGMLIGLIEMFTAANLSVITGGVMGAEYKDVVAFGILIIVLIFKPEGLFGKAVAEKV; via the coding sequence ATGCTAACTGAAATCTTACAAACATTGCCGCAAGTTTTAATTGATGGATTAACATTAGGAGCTGTATATGCCGTTATTGCATTAGGGTACACAATGGTTTATGGAATATTAGAATTGATAAACTTTGCTCACGGTGAAATATTTATGTCAGGAGCATTCATTGGGACTGCTATCTTAATTACTTTAACAAGTCTAGGATGGACATCCATGTTACCTGCAGTAGTCTCGCTAATTATCATGCTTCTAATCACTAGTCTAATCACAGGATTTTTAGGAATGGGAATAGAAAGAGTGGCGTATCGTCCGCTTCGAAAAGCACCTAAGTTGATTGCGCTTATCTCTGCAATTGGTATTTCCTTTTTATTACAAGACATCGTTCGTTTTATCACGGAATTATTCAAAGGAAATTATATCTTAACTTCGCCTAGTCTATTTTCCAACAAAATAAATATCGGATCCGTTTTTGGTTCTCATGCTGCAAGTTTTAAAAGCTCGTTTTTAGTTGTTATCATAGTAGCCGTTATTTTGATGGTGGGATTAGATTTCTTCGTTAATAAAACGAAGTGGGGCATGGCAATGAGAGCAGTTGCTCAGGATAGAGATACGGCATCTTTAATGTCGATTAATGTGAACAAAGTCATCTCTGTAACCTTCTTTGTAGGATCTGCTTTAGGTGGTGCCACTGGGGTATTATTTGCCGTCCAATATGGCACAATTGATCCGTATATAGGATTTATCCTTGGACTTAAAGCATTTACAGCAGCTGTATTAGGCGGTATCGGTAATATTCGTGGAGCCATGCTTGGTGGTATGTTAATTGGCTTAATTGAGATGTTTACAGCAGCCAATCTTTCTGTTATCACGGGTGGAGTGATGGGAGCAGAATATAAAGATGTTGTTGCATTTGGCATATTGATTATCGTTCTTATATTTAAACCAGAAGGCTTATTTGGAAAAGCCGTAGCAGAGAAAGTGTAG
- a CDS encoding branched-chain amino acid ABC transporter permease: protein MANIIKTIQTNRVAQIILFFAYVLVTTAALAFSQKSVIAFLLLLLSLLLLYYMNLGNKMKWIIALLILVIVLPVSASQGPSYQAYMEVATMVGIYVCMALGLNIVVGLAGLLDLGFVAFFAVGAYTYGIFATAQANNFMPFGTYPLSGNSFWFFIIIGLFVAALFGVLLGIPVLRVKGDYLAIVTLGFGEIIRIVFNNLDKPVNITNGAMGLPSIQQPELFGITLSQPNQFYYIVLVMFIIVIYAVTRMEHTRLGRSWKAVRENEIAAQAMGIPLVKTKLTAFAIGASFSGMMGVVFAAKQMFVDPTSFTYLESTTILVMVILGGMGSVPGVILGAAVVTILNLQVLTELTGWLSQVTTIPDALSPAKMQRFIFGALLITMTLYRPQGLIPAKNKKFNDKKLKESIAEKQ, encoded by the coding sequence ATGGCTAACATAATAAAAACCATACAAACAAATAGGGTCGCCCAAATCATTCTTTTCTTTGCATATGTTTTGGTGACTACTGCTGCACTGGCCTTTTCGCAAAAATCAGTCATTGCCTTTTTGCTCCTACTATTATCGCTATTACTCCTTTATTATATGAATCTCGGAAATAAGATGAAGTGGATTATTGCTTTATTAATCTTAGTGATTGTTCTCCCAGTTTCAGCAAGTCAAGGGCCATCCTATCAAGCATATATGGAAGTAGCAACAATGGTAGGGATTTATGTCTGTATGGCTTTAGGGCTGAATATCGTTGTTGGTCTTGCTGGTTTGCTTGATTTAGGGTTTGTTGCTTTCTTTGCTGTTGGCGCCTATACATATGGTATTTTTGCGACAGCACAAGCAAATAACTTCATGCCCTTTGGAACATACCCTTTGTCAGGAAACAGTTTTTGGTTTTTTATTATCATTGGGTTATTTGTAGCTGCCTTATTTGGTGTCTTATTAGGAATTCCAGTATTAAGAGTAAAAGGAGATTATTTGGCCATTGTAACATTAGGTTTTGGTGAAATAATCCGAATCGTGTTTAATAATTTAGATAAACCAGTCAATATTACGAATGGAGCGATGGGTCTTCCCAGTATTCAACAGCCAGAGCTATTTGGCATCACTTTATCACAGCCAAACCAATTCTATTATATTGTGCTAGTTATGTTTATCATCGTTATTTATGCAGTTACGAGAATGGAACATACAAGATTAGGACGATCTTGGAAAGCGGTAAGAGAAAATGAGATTGCTGCGCAAGCTATGGGAATTCCACTTGTAAAAACAAAATTAACTGCATTTGCTATCGGAGCTTCTTTTTCAGGAATGATGGGAGTCGTTTTTGCGGCTAAGCAAATGTTTGTAGATCCAACAAGTTTCACCTACTTAGAATCTACTACTATTCTTGTAATGGTTATTTTAGGAGGAATGGGAAGCGTACCAGGTGTTATTTTGGGAGCGGCAGTTGTAACGATTTTGAATTTACAGGTGTTAACCGAATTAACTGGATGGTTAAGCCAAGTAACTACTATTCCTGATGCTTTATCTCCAGCAAAAATGCAAAGATTCATCTTCGGTGCACTTTTAATTACTATGACCTTATATCGTCCTCAAGGATTGATACCTGCTAAAAATAAGAAGTTTAATGACAAGAAATTAAAAGAGAGCATAGCAGAAAAACAGTAA
- a CDS encoding ABC transporter ATP-binding protein, with protein MNILEVKGLTKTFGGLVANSNIDMTVEKNSITAVIGPNGAGKTTFFNMITGVYKPTSGEILLDGKSIAGFKPHVVAKQGISRTFQNIRLFSEITVLENVMVGMHNHIRGGLIGTLLQLPKAKHEEEEAMKEAYRILEYVGLADLLNEAAGNLSYGAQRRLEIARALATKPSVLLLDEPAAGMNPKETNLLTNLIQDMCKKYDLTIILIEHDMKLVMEISNHIIVLDHGEKIAEGGPEEIRSNPKVIEAYLGKGAVSLA; from the coding sequence GTGAATATACTCGAAGTGAAAGGATTAACAAAAACATTTGGTGGGCTGGTCGCAAATTCCAATATTGATATGACTGTTGAGAAGAACTCTATTACAGCGGTAATTGGACCGAACGGGGCTGGAAAAACGACTTTTTTTAATATGATAACAGGCGTGTATAAACCAACGTCTGGAGAAATATTACTCGATGGAAAATCAATTGCTGGGTTTAAGCCTCATGTAGTAGCCAAGCAAGGGATTTCCAGAACCTTTCAGAATATCCGCCTTTTCAGTGAGATAACGGTATTGGAAAATGTGATGGTCGGAATGCATAACCATATAAGAGGCGGCTTGATTGGCACATTGCTTCAATTGCCAAAGGCTAAGCATGAAGAAGAAGAAGCAATGAAAGAGGCATATCGGATATTAGAATATGTTGGGCTTGCTGATCTATTAAATGAAGCGGCTGGAAATTTATCATACGGGGCGCAACGTAGATTAGAAATTGCTCGTGCTTTAGCCACAAAGCCTAGCGTTTTATTATTAGATGAGCCTGCTGCTGGTATGAATCCGAAGGAAACAAATCTTTTAACCAACTTAATTCAAGATATGTGTAAAAAATATGATTTGACGATTATTTTAATTGAGCATGATATGAAGCTAGTAATGGAAATTTCCAATCATATTATCGTCTTAGATCATGGAGAGAAAATTGCAGAAGGTGGTCCTGAAGAGATTCGTTCCAATCCGAAAGTAATTGAAGCCTATTTAGGAAAAGGAGCGGTATCACTTGCTTAA
- a CDS encoding ABC transporter ATP-binding protein has protein sequence MEKILELTGIEAWYGGIQALKGISLHVDKGEIVTLIGSNGAGKSTTLKSISGQVPIKKGSIFYNGKDIANIAAHKTAVLGISQVPEGRRIFPKLSVRENLLIGAFAVKDKQLIETRMEKVFEYFPRLKERVEQKGGTMSGGEQQMLAIGRALMMQPEVLMLDEPSMGLAPIIVEQIFEIIKELNKQGMTILLVEQNAFQALQIASRGYVIQTGEIVLEGTGEELITNKQVQEAYLA, from the coding sequence GTGGAAAAGATACTAGAATTAACGGGAATAGAAGCTTGGTACGGTGGAATTCAAGCATTAAAAGGAATTAGCTTACATGTCGATAAAGGAGAGATTGTTACGCTCATAGGAAGTAACGGTGCGGGAAAATCGACCACTCTTAAATCGATAAGTGGGCAGGTTCCTATAAAAAAAGGCAGTATTTTTTATAATGGAAAGGATATTGCCAATATAGCAGCACATAAAACAGCCGTTTTAGGTATTTCTCAAGTACCAGAGGGGAGAAGGATTTTTCCTAAGCTTTCCGTGCGAGAAAATCTACTGATTGGTGCGTTTGCAGTAAAGGATAAACAATTAATTGAAACAAGAATGGAAAAAGTATTTGAATATTTTCCGCGGTTAAAAGAAAGAGTGGAGCAAAAAGGTGGAACGATGAGTGGAGGAGAGCAGCAAATGCTGGCGATTGGACGAGCACTCATGATGCAGCCAGAGGTGCTGATGCTAGATGAACCATCGATGGGACTTGCGCCAATTATTGTAGAGCAAATCTTTGAAATTATAAAAGAGTTAAACAAACAAGGAATGACTATTTTATTAGTAGAACAAAATGCATTCCAAGCCTTGCAAATTGCTAGTAGGGGATATGTTATTCAAACAGGAGAGATTGTGTTAGAAGGAACAGGAGAAGAACTAATTACAAATAAACAAGTGCAGGAAGCTTATTTAGCTTAA
- a CDS encoding lactonase family protein, whose product MTKFTGYIGTYTKKTSKGIYSFVLDTDAKKITDVSLVAEIENPTYLTVTNDNKHLFAVGKEGSLGGVSAYSIQSDGSLSLINSEYSEGASPCHVSVDADKTIVLSANYHKGTAESYPLNTDGSLNSVASIIEHSGTGPNTARQEKPHMHFAGFSPNNQYAVSVDLGTDRVDTYKLVNGMLEEVSSLSVKPGSGPRHIAFHPNGKFAYVMTELSNEVIALSFNSETGAFEELQYISTLPIDFTENSQGSAIHLSSDGNYVYAGNRGHNSIAIFQVNSETGQLTFIDRTSTEGNWPRDFVLDPTEQFLLASNEQSDTLTLFERDTVTGKLTLLQSEIEAPEPVCVKFLNH is encoded by the coding sequence ATGACAAAATTCACTGGCTACATTGGCACATATACAAAGAAAACTAGTAAAGGTATTTATTCATTTGTATTAGATACAGATGCGAAAAAAATTACAGATGTTTCGCTTGTTGCTGAAATTGAAAACCCTACCTATTTAACGGTTACAAACGATAATAAGCACTTATTTGCAGTTGGTAAAGAAGGTTCTTTAGGTGGTGTTTCTGCTTATTCTATTCAATCAGATGGCAGCCTTTCACTTATTAACAGCGAATATTCAGAAGGGGCATCTCCTTGTCATGTAAGTGTGGATGCAGATAAAACAATCGTCCTTTCTGCAAACTATCATAAAGGAACGGCCGAATCCTACCCATTAAATACAGATGGATCGCTAAACAGTGTTGCCTCTATTATTGAACATTCTGGGACAGGGCCTAATACTGCTCGCCAAGAAAAACCCCATATGCATTTTGCTGGTTTCAGTCCTAATAATCAATATGCTGTATCTGTTGATTTAGGAACAGACCGAGTAGATACTTACAAGCTTGTTAACGGGATGCTAGAAGAAGTTAGCAGTTTATCCGTTAAACCTGGAAGCGGCCCACGACATATTGCCTTCCACCCTAATGGGAAATTTGCTTATGTCATGACAGAATTAAGCAATGAAGTCATTGCTTTATCTTTTAACTCCGAAACTGGAGCATTTGAGGAATTACAATACATCTCTACTTTACCAATTGATTTCACGGAAAATAGCCAAGGAAGTGCAATCCATCTTTCTTCAGACGGAAACTATGTTTATGCTGGTAACCGCGGGCATAATTCTATCGCTATCTTCCAAGTAAATAGCGAAACTGGTCAATTAACCTTTATCGACCGAACTTCTACAGAAGGAAACTGGCCAAGAGATTTTGTTTTAGATCCAACAGAACAATTCCTACTTGCATCAAATGAACAATCAGATACACTGACTTTATTTGAAAGAGATACGGTTACAGGAAAACTAACTTTATTGCAATCAGAAATCGAGGCACCAGAACCAGTTTGTGTAAAATTTTTAAATCATTAA